A single genomic interval of Microcebus murinus isolate Inina chromosome 24, M.murinus_Inina_mat1.0, whole genome shotgun sequence harbors:
- the STAR gene encoding steroidogenic acute regulatory protein, mitochondrial: protein MLLATFKLCAGSSYRHVRNMKGLRQQAVLAIGQELNRRALGGPSPGTWINQVRRRSSLLGSRLEETLYSDQELAYLRQGEEAMQTALDILSNQEGWKKETQQANGDKVLSKVVPDVGKVFRLEVVVDQPVERLYEELVDRMETMGEWNPNVKEIKVLQKIGKDTVITHELAAEAAGNLVGPRDFVSVRCAKRRGSTCVLAGMATQFGKMPEQKGVIRAEHGPTCMVLRPLAGSPSKTKLTWLLSIDLKGWLPKTIINQVLSQTQVDFANHLRKHLESSPAHEARC from the exons ATGCTGCTGGCAACGTTTAAGCTGTGCGCGGGGAGCTCCTACAGACACGTGCGCAACATGAAGG GGCTGAGGCAGCAAGCTGTGTTGGCCATTGGCCAGGAGCTGAACCGGAGGGCCCTGGGGGGCCCGAGCCCTGGCACCTGGATTAACCAGGTTCGGCGGCGGAGCTCTCTGCTTG GCTCTCGGCTGGAAGAGACTCTCTACAGCGACCAGGAGCTGGCCTACCTTCGGCAGGGGGAGGAGGCCATGCAGACGGCCTTGGACATCCTCAGCAATCAGGAGGGCTGGAAGAAGGAGACCCAGCAG GCGAATGGGGACAAGGTGCTGAGCAAAGTGGTCCCGGACGTGGGCAAGGTGTTCCGGTTGGAGGTGGTGGTGGACCAGCCCGTGGAGAGGCTCTATGAAGAGCTTGTGGATCGCATGGAGACGATGGGAGAGTGGAACCCGAATGTCAAGGAGATCAAG GTCCTGCAGAAGATTGGAAAAGATACGGTCATCACCCACGAGCTGGCTGCAGAAGCAGCAGGAAACCTGGTGGGGCCGCGCGACTTTGTGAGCGTGCGCTGTGCCAAGCGCCGGGGCTCCACCTGCGTGCTGGCTGGCATGGCCACACAATTCGGGAAGATGCCTGAGCAGAAAGGCGTCATCAG AGCTGAGCACGGTCCTACCTGCATGGTGCTCCGTCCCCTGGCTGGAAGTCCCTCAAAGACCAAACTCACCTGGCTGCTCAGCATTGACCTCAAG GGGTGGCTGCCAAAGACGATCATCAACCAGGTCCTATCACAGACGCAGGTGGATTTTGCCAACCACCTGCGCAAGCATCTGGAGTCCAGCCCTGCCCATGAAGCCAGGTGTTGA
- the LSM1 gene encoding U6 snRNA-associated Sm-like protein LSm1: MNYMPGTASLIEDIDKKHLVLLRDGRTLIGFLRSIDQFANLVLHQTVERIHVGKKYGDIPRGIFVVRGENVVLLGEIDLEKENDTPLQQVSIEEILEEQRVEQQTKLEAEKLKVQALKDRGLSIPRADTLDEY; encoded by the exons atgaaCTATATGCCCGGCACCGCCAGCCTTATCGAGGACATCGACA AAAAACACTTGGTCCTCCTTCGAGATGGAAGAACACTTATAGGCTTTTTAAGAAGCATTGATCAATTTG CTAACTTAGTGCTACATCAGACTGTGGAGCGTATTCATGTGGGCAAAAAATACGGTGATATTCCTCGAGGGATTTTTGTGGTCAGAGGAGAAAATGTGGTCCTACTAGGAGAAATA GACTTGGAAAAGGAGAATGACACACCCCTCCAACAAGTATCTATTGAAGAAATCCTAGAAGAGCAAAGGGTGGAGCAGCAGACCAAGCTGGAAGCAGAGAAGCTGAAAGTTCAGGCCCTTAAGGATCGCGGTCTCTCCATCCCTCGAGCAGACACTCTTGACGAGTACTGA